One window of Trichoderma breve strain T069 chromosome 3, whole genome shotgun sequence genomic DNA carries:
- a CDS encoding glyoxalase/Bleomycin resistance protein/Dioxygenase superfamily domain-containing protein — MSPSAISNSPEQRPANNGTTPDNFAIQPPADFTGYDHVTWWVGNAKQAAAYYTTLFGFETTAYRGLETGSRYFASYVVCNNGVRFVFTSPLRSEAHLPEDETISDSERKLLKEIHAHLERHGDAVKDVAFEVDNVEAVYNKAVAEGAIAVQGPTATKDDHGSVTTAVICTYGDTTHTLINRRGYTGPFLPGFRAGKERTSSVAMPNVPLARIDHCVGNQSWNEMVSACAFYEQCLSFHRFWSVDDSQICTEFSALNSIVMASPNNLVKMPINEPAPGKKKSQIEEYVIFNSGPGVQHIALLTPDIITSVSALRARGVEFINVPTTYYDTMRQRLKTEKRNWQLKEDLDTIQRLNILIDYDEAGYLLQLFTKPLMDRPTVFIEIIQRNNFEGFGAGNFKSLFEAIEREQAERGNL; from the coding sequence ATGTCCCCTTCTGCTATCAGCAACTCCCCAGAGCAGCGACCTGCAAACAACGGCACCACCCCCGACAACTTCGCTATCCAGCCTCCCGCCGACTTCACCGGCTATGACCACGTAACGTGGTGGGTTGGCAACGCCAAGCAGGCGGCCGCTTATTACACCACCCTCTTTGGGTTTGAGACCACGGCTTATCGTGGACTCGAGACTGGAAGCCGGTATTTTGCTTCTTATGTCGTCTGCAACAATGGCGTCCGCTTCGTCTTCACGTCGCCTCTGCGATCGGAGGCTCACCTCCCTGAAGATGAGACCATCTCTGATTCTGAGCGGAAGCTCCTGAAGGAAATTCACGCTCACCTCGAGAGACACggcgatgccgtcaaggACGTTGCCTTTGAGGTTGACAACGTCGAGGCCGTATACAACAAGGCCGTGGCTGAGGGCGCCATCGCCGTCCAAGGCCCAACCGCCACCAAGGATGACCACGGCTCCGTCACCACCGCCGTCATCTGCACCTATGGCGATACCACCCACACTCTCATCAACCGCCGGGGCTACACTGGACCTTTCCTGCCCGGCTTCCGCGCCGGCAAAGAGCGCACCTCGTCCGTAGCGATGCCCAACGTGCCCCTTGCCCGCATCGACCACTGCGTCGGCAACCAGTCGTGGAACGAAATGGTCTCGGCCTGCGCCTTTTACGAGCAGTGCCTGTCCTTCCACCGCTTCTGGTCCGTCGACGACTCCCAGATCTGCACCGAGTTCTCGGCCCTCAACTCCATCGTCATGGCCTCGCCCAACAACCTCGTCAAGATGCCCATCAACGAGCCCGCCCcgggcaagaagaagtccCAGATCGAGGAGTacgtcatcttcaactccgGCCCGGGCGTCCAGCACATCGCCCTCCTCACCCCGGACATCATCACCTCCGTCTCGGCCCTCCGCGCCCGCGGCGTCGAGTTCATCAACGTGCCCACTACATACTACGACACCATGCGCCAGCGCCTCAAGACGGAGAAGCGCAACTggcagctcaaggaggacCTGGACACCATCCAGCGcctcaacatcctcatcgaCTACGACGAGGCCGGCTACCTCCTGCAGCTCTTCACCAAGCCGCTCATGGACCGCCCTACCGTCTTCATTGAGATTATCCAGCGAAACAACTTTGAGGGCTTCGGCGCCGGAAACTTCAAGAGCTTGTTCGAGGCTATTGAGCGCGAGCAGGCCGAGCGAGGAAACTTGTAA
- a CDS encoding ssl1-like domain-containing protein: MADSDGEFVADDMSDDDIMDHTVTDGDPSAARTKGSKVSKKKRGGNASKAWEQSRRTWETDLPEEDDGMLNLAGYEAERRRRLLRDTTPLQRGIIRHLVLVLDMSFAMAEKDLLPTRYRLTLSYAAAFVREYFEQNPISQLAIVGMRDGVAVRVSDMGGNPAEHLERLRELEGQDPQGNPSLQNALEMCRGALFHAPSHGTREVLIIYGALLSSDPGDIHDTISNLIAERIRVSVVGLSAQVAICAELCSRTNVGDDSQYNVAMDETHFKDLFLAITTPPVNRTKEQSTSSLLMMGFPSRTLAPGGTTSYCACHSKPCREGYLCTRCGVKVCRLPSECPACGLTLILSTHLARSYHHLFPLRNWVEVPWAEATRSTACFSCQCPFPEPPKPNKEKGKDEAPPKAPAKGVSESGRYKCQVCSNHFCIDCDVVAHMVIHNCPGCQSQSQAAPAPDGVPPVEANGNGYTNGGVMAIDG; the protein is encoded by the exons ATGGCTGACTCCGATGGCGAGTTCGTCGCCGACGACATgtccgacgacgacatcatggATCATACCGTGACGGACGGCGACCCGAGCGCGGCTCGCACCAAGGGCTCGAAAgtatccaagaagaagcgcggcGGCAACGCATCTAAAGCATGGGAGCAGTCTAGACGAACGTGGGAGACGGATCTCcccgaggaagatgatggcatgcTCAACCTGGCGGGCTACGAGGCTGAGCGACGCCGACGGCTGCTGCGCGACACGACGCCTCTGCAGCGCGGCATCATACGGCatctggtgctggtgctggacaTGTCATTCGCCATGGCGGAAAAGGATCTGCTGCCGACGCGATATCGACTGACGCTGAGCTACGCAGCGGCGTTCGTGCGGGAGTACTTTGAGCAGAACCCAATTTCGCAACTAGCGATTGTGGGCATGAGGGATGGCGTGGCGGTTCGAGTCAGTGATATGGGAGGGAATCCTGCAGAGCATTTAGAGCGGCTGCGAGAGTTGGAAGGGCAGGATCCTCAGGGGAATCCGAGCTTGCAGAATGCGTTGGAGATGTGTCGAGGAGCGTTATT CCACGCTCCTTCCCACGGCACACGAGAGGTGCTCATCATCTACGGCGCCCTGCTCTCGAGCGATCCCGGTGACATTCACGACACAATCAGCAACCTCATCGCTGAACGAATACGGGTATCTGTGGTCGGATTGTCCGCTCAGGTTGCCATCTGCGCGGAACTCTGCTCCAGAACAAATGTTGGAGACGACTCACAGTACAATGTCGCCATGGATGAAACACATTTCAAGGATCTGTTTCTGGCGATAACTACGCCCCCCGTGAATCGGACCAAGGAACAAAGCACATCTAGTCTGTTGATGATGGGCTTCCCCTCACGGACGCTTGCCCCTGGTGGGACTACAAGCTACTGCGCTTGCCACAGTAAACCTTGTCGAGAGGGTTATCTCTGCACCCGATGCGGCGTCAAGGTGTGCAGGTTGCCTTCGGAGTGCCCCGCTTGTGGCCTGACGCTCATTCTATCAACACATCTTGCTCGTTCTTATCACCACCTTTTCCCCTTGCGGAACTGGGTCGAAGTCCCTTGGGCCGAAGCCACGCGATCAACAGCTTGCTTCTCCTGCCAGTGTCCCTTCCCCGAACCTCCCAAgccaaacaaagaaaagggcaaagACGAAGCGCCACCAAAAGCGCCTGCAAAGGGTGTGAGCGAAAGCGGGAGATACAAGTGTCAAGTGTGCAGCAATCATTTCTGCATCGACTGCGACGTCGTTGCTCATATGGTGATACACAACTGCCCTGGATGCCAGAGTCAATCTCAAGCTGCTCCGGCCCCTGATGGGGTGCCGCCTGTTGAGGCAAATGGGAATGGGTATACGAATGGCGGAGTCATGGCTATAGACGGATAG
- a CDS encoding chitin synthase III catalytic subunit domain-containing protein: MGSTAFGNFNDFCKDSTLPVCNLLSEEFKNQTGPWGGCALTGISLSGGRHLGNVGSIILCGIGIAMASFLIIKSDRKKAAVGRREIQLFLLGYILISICEIFSVGEIPLGKTVRVAFSGIHIGAIIATTWILMLNAVVGFQLLDDGTPLSLALLFGSAGALLVGTGYIALDTGFSWTGFWDSSYQLPNRNIALYVLYQLIPLLFLVAFFVLETILVLRILGELRPMIYLTAAALLFAIGQVFNYVISKYICDGTNGKIDGALFETFFTLLAVGMVWVFWSSITEDDWPMPATESYTSPGYTATSAAYANTGYANQSYSNQGFASQGYNSNNHSHSQSYNSQPYN, encoded by the exons ATGGGGTCCACAGCCTTTGGCAACTTTAAC GACTTCTGCAAAGATTCGACCCTGCCGGTCTGCAAC TTGCTATCCGAAGAATTCAAGAACCAAACCGGCCCCTGGGGAGGATGTGCGCTCACCGGAATCTCGCTGAGCGGCGGCCGGCATTTGGGTAACGTTGGATCAATCATCCTATGTGGCATCGGTATTGCCATGGCATCGTTCCTCATCATAAAATCGGACAGGAAAAAGGCTGCCGTGGGCCGTCG CGAAATTCAACTGTTCCTTCTTGGCTATAttctcatcagcatctgcGAAATTTTTTCAGTTGGCGAAATCCCTCTCGGCAAAACCGTACGAGTG GCTTTTAGTGGCATTCACATTGGCGCCATCATCGCGACCACATGGATCCTCATGCTCAACGCTGTTGTTGGATTTCAGCTGCTCGATGACGGCACCCCGTTATCTTTGGCCCTGCTATTTGGCTCTGCCGGTGCCCTCCTCGTTGGAACTGGCTACATTGCTCTCGACACGGGATTCAGCTGGACCGGATTCTGGGACAGTAGCTATCAACTCCCGAACCGCAACATTGCCCTCTATGTGTTATACCAGCTTATCCCTCTGCTGTTCCTCGTTGCATTTTTCGTCCTCGAAACCATTCTGGTCCTTCGAATCCTGGGAGAGCTCCGCCCGATGATCTATTTGACTGCCGCCGCCCTCCTCTTTGCCATCGGTCAGGTTTTCAACTACGTCATCAGCAAGTACATTTGCGATGGGACCAACGGCAAGATTGACGGAGCCCTTTTCGAGACGTTCTTCACGCTTCTGGCCGTCGGCATGGTCTGGGTCTTCTGGTCAAGCATCACCGAGGACGACTGGCCCATGCCAGCAACAGAGTCTTACACCTCTCCAGGCTATACTGCTACCAGTGCAGCCTATGCCAACACGGGATACGCCAACCAGAGCTATTCGAACCAAGGCTTTGCCTCGCAAGGCTACAACTCCAACAATCACTCGCACTCCCAGTCCTACAACTCTCAACCATACAACTAA